A genomic stretch from Spongiibacter nanhainus includes:
- a CDS encoding AAA family ATPase, with amino-acid sequence MKFTGTDNYVATDDLSMAVNAAVTLQRPLLIKGEPGTGKTLLAEEVASAMGKRLIQWHIKSTTKAQQGLYEYDAVSRLRDSQLGDDKVHDIANYIKKGKLWEAFESDEQVVLLIDEIDKADIEFPNDLLVELDRMEFHVYETGEVIKAKHRPIIVITSNNEKELPDAFLRRCFFHFINFPDRETMQRIVEVHYPGIAKNLVQEAMEVFFEVRQIPGLKKKPSTSELIDWLKLLMADDIPDEILKHRDNSKAIPPLYGALLKNEQDVQLLERLAFMHRREMR; translated from the coding sequence ATGAAATTTACAGGTACGGACAACTACGTTGCCACCGACGATCTGAGTATGGCAGTCAACGCCGCTGTGACCCTGCAGCGCCCGCTGCTGATTAAAGGTGAACCCGGCACCGGCAAAACCCTACTGGCTGAAGAAGTGGCCAGCGCCATGGGTAAACGCCTGATTCAGTGGCATATCAAGTCCACCACCAAGGCTCAGCAGGGCCTTTACGAGTATGACGCGGTGTCCCGTCTGCGGGATTCCCAGCTGGGTGACGACAAGGTCCACGACATTGCCAACTACATCAAGAAAGGCAAACTGTGGGAGGCGTTTGAGTCCGATGAGCAGGTGGTGCTGCTGATCGACGAAATCGACAAGGCTGACATTGAGTTCCCCAATGACTTGTTGGTGGAGCTGGATCGCATGGAGTTTCACGTCTACGAAACCGGCGAAGTGATCAAAGCCAAGCACCGTCCCATTATCGTGATCACCAGTAACAACGAAAAAGAGCTGCCCGATGCCTTCCTGCGTCGCTGTTTCTTCCACTTTATCAACTTCCCGGATCGTGAAACCATGCAGCGCATTGTTGAGGTGCACTATCCCGGCATTGCGAAAAACCTGGTTCAGGAAGCCATGGAAGTCTTTTTTGAAGTTCGCCAGATCCCCGGTCTGAAGAAAAAGCCGTCTACCTCCGAGCTGATTGACTGGCTGAAACTGCTGATGGCGGACGACATTCCCGACGAAATTCTCAAGCATCGCGACAACAGCAAGGCGATCCCTCCGCTGTACGGCGCACTGCTTAAAAACGAGCAGGATGTGCAGTTGCTGGAACGCCTGGCCTTTATGCACCGTCGCGAAATGCGCTAG